A single Rhodoligotrophos defluvii DNA region contains:
- the metC gene encoding cystathionine beta-lyase, which produces MKEKDSRFSQYDPATQLIRAGAGYAEHGFVNPAVYHASTVLFPDVETLAARSQAYVYGRDGTPTHRALEQAIAVIEGGHSALLCPSGMAAIATTLLSLVSAGDHVLMTDSVYRPARHFCETVLRRLGVETEYYDPLVGAGIERLIRPNTRLVYTEQPGSQTMEIQDIPAIAAAAHRAGALVVIDNTWATGRFFKAFAHGADVVVTAGTKYYGGHSDVMLGAIVMSEPLARQIDLGHHALGACCGPDDAYLALRGLRTLDVRLQQHMANALALAQWLEQRPEVDQVLYPALPGDPGHALWARDFTGASGLLSVILKPVTREAVAAMLDGLELFGMGYSWGGFESLIIPFDPRGYRTATRWEKGPALRIHVGLESVNDLMADLDAGFRRLDTPR; this is translated from the coding sequence ATGAAAGAGAAAGATAGCCGGTTCTCGCAATATGATCCGGCAACGCAGCTGATCAGGGCTGGCGCCGGCTATGCCGAGCATGGTTTCGTCAACCCGGCCGTCTATCATGCGTCGACGGTGCTTTTTCCTGACGTAGAGACGCTCGCCGCCCGAAGCCAAGCTTATGTCTACGGGCGTGACGGCACGCCCACCCACCGCGCCCTCGAACAGGCCATCGCCGTGATCGAGGGCGGGCATTCCGCCCTGCTCTGCCCTTCGGGAATGGCGGCGATCGCCACCACCTTGTTGTCGCTCGTCTCCGCGGGTGACCACGTGCTGATGACCGATTCCGTCTATCGCCCTGCCCGCCATTTCTGCGAGACGGTCCTGCGCCGCCTCGGGGTGGAGACGGAGTATTACGACCCGCTCGTCGGCGCCGGCATAGAACGGCTGATCCGGCCCAATACCCGCCTCGTCTATACCGAGCAGCCGGGCTCGCAAACCATGGAGATCCAGGACATCCCGGCGATTGCCGCGGCCGCCCACAGGGCCGGCGCGCTCGTCGTCATCGACAACACCTGGGCCACCGGACGTTTTTTCAAGGCTTTCGCCCACGGCGCCGACGTGGTGGTCACCGCCGGCACGAAATATTATGGCGGCCATTCCGATGTGATGCTCGGCGCCATCGTCATGAGCGAGCCGCTGGCGCGCCAGATCGACCTGGGCCACCACGCGCTTGGCGCCTGCTGCGGGCCCGACGATGCCTATCTCGCCCTGCGCGGGCTGCGCACCCTGGATGTCCGCCTGCAGCAGCACATGGCGAATGCGCTGGCGCTCGCCCAATGGCTCGAGCAGCGGCCGGAGGTCGATCAGGTGCTCTACCCCGCCCTGCCGGGCGACCCCGGCCATGCGCTCTGGGCGCGGGATTTCACGGGCGCCTCCGGGCTGTTGTCGGTGATCTTGAAGCCAGTGACTCGAGAAGCCGTCGCCGCCATGCTGGATGGCCTCGAGCTGTTCGGCATGGGCTATAGCTGGGGCGGCTTCGAGAGCCTCATTATCCCCTTCGACCCGCGCGGCTATCGCACCGCCACCCGGTGGGAGAAAGGCCCTGCGCTGCGCATCCACGTCGGACTTGAGTCGGTGAACGATCTCATGGCCGACCTCGACGCCGGCTTTCGCCGCCTCGATACGCCGCGCTAG